The following coding sequences are from one Mycolicibacterium aichiense window:
- a CDS encoding SMP-30/gluconolactonase/LRE family protein yields MTGAAKPPIDPVRWQPPPLRRLPPPDLSGSLRVIGVPGHAPEDVVVDADGTLWTGTDNGAIVRIRTGRAPEVVANTGGRPLGLAVARDGRLLICDSHRGLLRLDPATGSFETLVGEVAGRPLTFCSNVVESSDGTIFFTESTSRFHYEYYKGAVLEARPSGSLFRRDVDGTVTTLASGLRFANGVTLTADESALVVAETTACRVSKYPLTGSGIGEPVPLIEHLPGYPDNISTAPDGRIWVALVSERNAVGEWLAPRAPVARRLMWRLPYGWLPSPKPVVWAISIDLDGTVRSQVRTADPRFALATGLVEHDGTLWLGCIGSSAVACLDL; encoded by the coding sequence GTGACCGGGGCCGCCAAACCCCCGATCGATCCCGTGCGGTGGCAGCCGCCTCCCCTTCGGCGCCTGCCACCGCCGGATCTCTCCGGGTCGCTGCGGGTGATCGGCGTTCCAGGTCATGCTCCCGAGGACGTCGTCGTCGACGCCGACGGCACGCTCTGGACCGGAACCGACAACGGGGCGATCGTGCGGATCCGGACAGGACGCGCCCCCGAGGTGGTGGCCAACACCGGCGGCCGACCACTCGGGCTGGCAGTGGCCCGCGACGGCCGGCTGCTGATCTGCGACAGCCACCGTGGGCTGCTGCGCCTCGATCCGGCCACCGGCTCATTCGAGACCCTGGTGGGCGAGGTAGCCGGACGGCCGTTGACGTTCTGCAGCAATGTCGTCGAATCATCGGATGGCACAATCTTTTTCACCGAGTCGACGTCGCGCTTCCATTACGAGTACTACAAGGGCGCCGTGCTCGAGGCCCGGCCCAGCGGGTCACTGTTCCGCCGGGACGTCGACGGCACCGTGACGACGCTGGCCAGTGGGCTGCGCTTCGCCAACGGGGTGACGCTGACCGCCGACGAGTCGGCCTTGGTGGTCGCCGAGACGACGGCCTGCCGGGTGTCGAAGTACCCGTTGACGGGCTCGGGGATCGGTGAGCCGGTGCCGCTGATCGAGCACCTGCCCGGCTATCCGGACAACATCTCCACGGCCCCCGACGGACGCATCTGGGTGGCGCTGGTCAGCGAACGCAACGCGGTCGGCGAATGGCTGGCTCCACGAGCTCCGGTGGCGCGGCGGCTGATGTGGCGACTGCCCTATGGCTGGCTGCCCAGCCCCAAGCCGGTGGTGTGGGCGATATCCATCGATCTGGACGGCACGGTGCGCTCGCAGGTGCGGACCGCCGATCCGCGGTTCGCGCTGGCCACCGGGCTCGTCGAGCATGACGGCACACTGTGGCTGGGGTGCATCGGGTCGTCGGCAGTCGCGTGTCTCGATTTGTAA
- a CDS encoding YoaK family protein — protein sequence MTAFVRTHLQLWLMLALTFVTGLLDAVGYLALDRVFTGNMTGNVVILGMGMAGEDELPVAGPLVALAAYVMGAAAVGRLLQRHPGGWRPIVTAVFATSAVVLAAAATVLTLARVDGESAVGVGIAATLATLMGAQAATARMLAVADVTTVVVTSTLTAYASETLFGPGMTWLKHRRLWAVVVIIAGAFCGASLLRLHPGSPVYLAAVITAAVAVAGHRMWPRAELP from the coding sequence GTGACCGCCTTCGTGCGCACGCATCTGCAGTTGTGGCTGATGCTCGCGCTCACCTTCGTCACCGGGTTGCTGGACGCGGTCGGATATCTCGCGCTGGACCGGGTGTTCACCGGGAACATGACCGGCAATGTGGTGATCCTCGGGATGGGCATGGCCGGTGAGGACGAACTCCCCGTCGCCGGACCGCTGGTGGCACTGGCCGCCTACGTGATGGGCGCCGCGGCGGTGGGCCGTCTGCTGCAACGCCATCCCGGCGGCTGGCGGCCGATCGTCACGGCCGTGTTCGCCACCAGTGCCGTGGTGCTCGCCGCCGCGGCCACCGTGCTCACGCTCGCCCGCGTCGACGGCGAGTCGGCGGTCGGCGTCGGCATCGCCGCCACCCTGGCGACGCTGATGGGCGCTCAGGCGGCCACGGCACGGATGCTGGCCGTCGCCGACGTGACCACCGTCGTGGTCACGTCCACGCTCACCGCCTATGCCAGCGAGACGCTGTTCGGCCCCGGGATGACGTGGTTGAAGCACCGCCGGTTGTGGGCTGTCGTGGTGATCATCGCCGGCGCATTCTGCGGCGCCTCGTTGTTACGCCTGCACCCCGGATCCCCGGTGTACCTGGCGGCGGTCATCACCGCCGCGGTGGCCGTCGCCGGTCACCGGATGTGGCCCCGCGCTGAGCTGCCCTAG
- a CDS encoding ABC transporter substrate-binding protein: MPAPFSTRTRAAIAVGTALAAALTGCSSDSTDAAPTGPAAVAPPAILQAGTLKVCAPNDGTPPSVYHDESGALVGSEVDLAKALAAQMGLKPEFVETAFSSVIPTLQAKQCDVIMAQLYIKPEREKVVDFVPYVYSGTGIAVSKEHPAAITGMDDSLCGKKVIVAVATTAEELAVEQSGKCTAAGKPEIDITRNSHADVALQQVQNGQVDAYLDTAETLGYYATKTGAQIQLAGKPFGTIKIGAATLKGDTALHDAIAKALGELEANGTYAKILGDWGQTDLDIQK, from the coding sequence ATGCCTGCACCCTTTTCGACCCGCACCCGCGCCGCTATCGCCGTCGGTACTGCTCTTGCCGCGGCGCTGACCGGTTGTTCGTCGGATTCCACCGACGCCGCGCCGACCGGCCCGGCCGCAGTCGCGCCGCCGGCGATCCTGCAGGCCGGCACGCTCAAGGTCTGCGCACCCAACGACGGCACCCCGCCGAGTGTCTACCACGACGAGAGCGGAGCCCTGGTCGGTAGCGAAGTCGACCTGGCCAAAGCCCTTGCCGCCCAAATGGGACTCAAGCCCGAATTCGTCGAAACGGCGTTCTCGTCGGTGATCCCCACTCTGCAGGCCAAGCAGTGTGACGTGATCATGGCCCAGCTCTACATCAAACCGGAGCGGGAGAAGGTCGTCGACTTCGTGCCATATGTGTACTCCGGCACCGGGATTGCGGTGTCCAAGGAGCATCCCGCCGCTATCACCGGCATGGACGACAGCCTGTGTGGCAAGAAGGTGATCGTCGCGGTCGCCACCACCGCCGAGGAGCTGGCGGTCGAACAGTCCGGAAAGTGCACGGCGGCAGGCAAGCCCGAGATCGACATCACCCGCAACAGTCACGCCGACGTTGCCCTGCAACAAGTTCAGAACGGGCAGGTCGACGCCTATCTCGATACCGCCGAGACACTTGGTTACTACGCCACCAAGACCGGTGCGCAGATCCAGCTCGCCGGAAAACCCTTCGGAACCATCAAGATCGGCGCCGCCACGCTGAAAGGCGACACCGCGCTGCACGACGCGATCGCCAAGGCGCTCGGCGAACTCGAGGCCAACGGCACCTATGCCAAGATCCTCGGTGACTGGGGCCAGACCGATCTCGACATCCAGAAGTGA
- a CDS encoding gamma-aminobutyraldehyde dehydrogenase encodes MTALTSDKTRIVPGSWIDGAPLVTGGSLHQVINPADGSVVAELALAQPADVDTAVAAARAALGGWSRATPVERATVLAKLAELVDAHAQEIAAEEVSQTGKPVRLATEFDVPGSIDNIAFFAGAARHLEGKATGEYSGDHTSSIRREAVGVVATITPWNYPLQMAVWKVLPALAAGCSVVIKPAELTPLTTLTLARLATEAGLPDGVLNVITGAGADAGSALAGHRDVDVVTFTGSTAVGRRVMAAAAVHGHRTQLELGGKAPFVVFDDADLDAAINGAVAGSLINSGQDCTAATRAIVARDLYDDFVAGVAELMGKMVVGDPQDPDTDLGPLISAAHRDKVAAMVARAPGEGGRVVTGGAVPDRPGSFYLPTLIADVAETSEVYRDEIFGPVLTVRTHDGDDDALRQANDTDYGLAASAWTRDVYRAQRASREINAGCVWINDHIPIISEMPHGGVGASGFGKDMSDYSFEEYLTIKHVMSDITGVAEKDWHRTIFKKR; translated from the coding sequence GTGACCGCACTCACCTCTGACAAGACCCGAATTGTGCCCGGTAGCTGGATCGATGGTGCCCCGCTGGTGACCGGCGGCAGCCTCCACCAGGTCATCAACCCCGCCGACGGTAGCGTCGTCGCGGAGCTGGCGCTCGCCCAGCCCGCCGACGTCGACACCGCGGTGGCCGCCGCCCGCGCCGCACTCGGCGGCTGGTCGCGGGCCACCCCCGTCGAGCGGGCCACGGTATTGGCCAAGCTGGCCGAACTCGTCGACGCCCACGCGCAGGAGATCGCCGCCGAAGAGGTCAGCCAGACCGGCAAGCCGGTGCGGCTGGCCACCGAGTTCGACGTGCCCGGCAGCATCGACAACATCGCCTTTTTCGCCGGGGCCGCCCGCCACCTCGAAGGCAAGGCCACCGGGGAGTACAGCGGTGACCACACGTCATCCATCCGGCGCGAAGCGGTGGGGGTGGTCGCGACGATCACGCCATGGAACTATCCGCTGCAGATGGCGGTGTGGAAGGTGCTGCCTGCGTTGGCTGCCGGCTGTTCGGTGGTCATCAAGCCAGCCGAGCTGACCCCGCTGACCACCCTCACGCTGGCCCGGCTGGCCACCGAGGCCGGCCTGCCCGACGGCGTGCTCAACGTCATCACCGGAGCCGGCGCGGACGCCGGCTCGGCCCTGGCCGGCCACCGCGATGTCGACGTCGTGACGTTCACCGGTTCGACAGCCGTCGGCAGGAGGGTGATGGCCGCAGCGGCTGTCCATGGTCACCGCACCCAACTGGAGCTCGGGGGCAAGGCGCCGTTCGTGGTGTTCGACGACGCCGATCTGGACGCCGCGATCAACGGAGCGGTCGCCGGGTCGCTGATCAACTCCGGGCAGGACTGCACGGCGGCCACCCGCGCGATCGTCGCCCGCGATCTCTACGACGACTTCGTCGCCGGGGTGGCCGAACTGATGGGCAAGATGGTCGTCGGCGACCCACAGGACCCCGACACCGACCTGGGGCCGCTGATCTCGGCGGCCCACCGCGACAAGGTCGCGGCGATGGTGGCCCGGGCGCCCGGCGAGGGCGGACGCGTCGTCACCGGCGGTGCGGTCCCGGACCGGCCCGGGTCGTTCTACCTGCCGACGCTGATCGCCGACGTCGCCGAGACCTCCGAGGTCTATCGCGACGAGATCTTCGGCCCGGTGCTGACCGTGCGCACCCATGACGGCGACGACGACGCGCTGCGCCAGGCCAACGACACCGACTACGGACTGGCCGCCTCGGCGTGGACCCGCGACGTCTATCGCGCCCAGCGCGCCTCGCGCGAGATCAACGCCGGCTGCGTGTGGATCAACGACCACATCCCGATCATCAGCGAGATGCCGCACGGCGGGGTCGGCGCGTCCGGCTTCGGCAAGGACATGAGCGACTACTCCTTCGAGGAGTACCTGACCATCAAGCACGTGATGAGTGATATCACCGGTGTTGCCGAAAAGGATTGGCACCGAACAATTTTCAAGAAGCGGTAA
- a CDS encoding TetR/AcrR family transcriptional regulator: MKYGPDWQPPEVDWTSTRGRILLAAASLFAQRGFFGTSTRDIADAVQIRQPSLFHHFEAKHAIYQSLVELDLGPSVARIRQYLAEDISWAAKLHLAIACDVRQALDQPFDSRGLYQDAVLGLAELADERAGIAVFHELVERVVTAGCEAGEFVAFEPGFVQRAMNGVLFETLREQGGPGGQVRGRRPLEAADFVLRALLVDHGDLADVQAATTARLAAIPRGRG, translated from the coding sequence GTGAAGTACGGGCCTGACTGGCAGCCTCCCGAGGTGGACTGGACGTCGACCAGGGGTCGCATCCTGCTGGCCGCGGCCAGTCTTTTCGCCCAGCGTGGGTTCTTCGGTACGTCGACCCGCGATATCGCCGACGCCGTGCAGATCCGCCAGCCCTCGCTGTTCCACCACTTCGAGGCCAAGCACGCCATCTACCAGTCCCTGGTGGAACTGGACCTCGGACCGTCGGTGGCTCGCATCCGCCAGTACCTGGCCGAGGACATCAGCTGGGCGGCGAAGCTGCACCTGGCCATCGCCTGCGACGTGCGCCAGGCGCTGGATCAGCCGTTCGATTCGCGCGGGCTCTACCAGGATGCCGTGCTGGGACTCGCCGAGCTCGCCGACGAGCGCGCCGGTATCGCGGTGTTCCACGAGTTGGTGGAGCGGGTCGTCACCGCGGGCTGCGAGGCGGGGGAGTTCGTCGCCTTCGAACCAGGGTTCGTCCAGCGCGCGATGAACGGCGTGCTGTTCGAGACGCTGCGCGAACAAGGTGGACCCGGCGGCCAGGTGCGTGGGCGTCGCCCCCTTGAAGCCGCCGATTTCGTGCTGCGTGCCTTGCTGGTCGACCACGGCGATCTTGCCGATGTGCAGGCCGCCACCACGGCGCGGCTGGCCGCCATTCCCCGCGGGCGGGGCTAG
- a CDS encoding aspartate aminotransferase family protein has product MSTTTLDLTAELSAKADRHLWGHFARHGAGLTPPIISRGEGVYIYDSHGKRYFDGLSGLFVVQAGHGRKELAEAAAKQAETLEFFPLWSYATPPAIELADRLANYAPGDLNRVFFTTGGGEAVESAWKLAKQYFKLTGKPGKYKVISRAIAYHGTPQGALAITGLPDFKKPFEPLTPGGFRVPNTNFYRAPAPYDTDIKAWGQYCADRIAEAIEFEGPETVCAVFLEPVQNAGGCFPPPPGYFERVREICDEYDVLLVSDEVICAFGRIGSMFACEDIGYQPDMITCAKGMTSGYSPIGAMIASDRLFEPFSDGKTVFGHGYTFGGHPVSSAVALANLDIFEREGINDHVKTNAPIFRATLEKLLELPIVGDVRGEGFFYGIELVKDKTTRETFNDDESERLLRGFLSSALFEAGLYCRADDRGDPVVQLAPPLISGPKEFDEIYDILHRVLSEASRLL; this is encoded by the coding sequence ATGAGTACCACCACGCTCGATCTCACAGCGGAGCTGTCGGCCAAGGCCGACCGCCACCTGTGGGGCCACTTCGCCCGGCACGGTGCGGGGCTGACCCCGCCGATCATCAGCCGCGGCGAAGGCGTGTACATCTACGACAGCCACGGCAAGCGCTACTTCGACGGCCTCTCAGGTCTTTTCGTGGTCCAGGCCGGACACGGCCGCAAGGAGCTGGCCGAGGCCGCCGCCAAGCAGGCCGAGACCCTCGAGTTCTTCCCGCTGTGGTCCTACGCCACCCCGCCGGCGATCGAACTGGCCGACCGGCTGGCGAATTACGCTCCCGGTGACCTGAATCGGGTGTTCTTCACCACCGGCGGCGGCGAAGCGGTCGAGAGCGCATGGAAACTGGCCAAGCAGTACTTCAAGCTGACCGGCAAGCCGGGCAAGTACAAGGTCATCTCGCGGGCCATCGCCTACCACGGCACCCCGCAGGGTGCGCTGGCCATCACCGGCCTGCCCGACTTCAAGAAGCCGTTCGAACCGTTGACCCCCGGTGGTTTCCGGGTGCCCAACACCAACTTCTACCGTGCGCCCGCGCCGTACGACACCGACATCAAGGCGTGGGGACAGTACTGCGCCGACCGCATCGCCGAGGCCATCGAGTTCGAGGGTCCGGAAACGGTGTGCGCAGTCTTCTTGGAGCCGGTGCAGAACGCCGGCGGTTGCTTCCCACCGCCGCCGGGATACTTCGAGCGGGTCCGCGAGATCTGCGACGAGTACGACGTGCTGCTGGTGTCCGACGAGGTGATCTGCGCGTTCGGCCGGATCGGTTCGATGTTCGCCTGCGAGGACATCGGCTATCAGCCCGACATGATCACCTGCGCCAAGGGCATGACGTCGGGCTACTCGCCGATCGGCGCGATGATCGCCAGCGACCGGCTGTTCGAGCCCTTCAGCGACGGCAAGACCGTCTTCGGCCACGGCTACACCTTCGGCGGGCACCCGGTGTCCTCGGCGGTGGCGCTGGCCAACCTCGACATCTTTGAGCGCGAGGGCATCAACGATCACGTCAAGACCAACGCCCCGATCTTCCGGGCCACTCTGGAGAAGCTCCTCGAACTGCCGATCGTCGGTGACGTGCGCGGTGAAGGATTCTTCTACGGCATCGAACTGGTCAAGGACAAGACCACCCGGGAGACCTTCAACGACGACGAGAGCGAGCGGCTGCTGCGCGGCTTCCTGTCCTCGGCGCTGTTCGAAGCCGGCCTGTACTGCCGCGCCGACGACCGTGGCGACCCAGTCGTGCAGCTGGCGCCGCCGCTGATCAGCGGGCCGAAGGAATTCGACGAGATCTACGACATCTTGCACCGGGTGCTCAGCGAGGCCAGCCGCCTGCTGTGA
- a CDS encoding Lrp/AsnC family transcriptional regulator codes for MSKAIIEKLQQDGRRSYAAIGKAVGLSEAAVRQRVQRLVDSGVMQIVAVTDPLQLGFSRQAMIGIRCTGDTTKVAEKLAQIDAVDYVVLTAGTFDAIAEVVCEDDAELLDLLNTEIRAVPGVTSTETLVYLKLVKQQYNWGTR; via the coding sequence ATGTCCAAGGCCATTATCGAGAAACTGCAGCAGGACGGCAGGCGTTCCTACGCCGCGATCGGCAAGGCCGTCGGGCTGTCGGAGGCGGCGGTGCGCCAGCGGGTGCAGCGCCTGGTCGACTCCGGGGTGATGCAGATCGTGGCGGTCACCGATCCTCTCCAGCTGGGATTCAGCAGGCAGGCGATGATTGGCATCCGCTGTACCGGGGACACCACCAAGGTGGCCGAGAAGCTGGCACAGATCGACGCCGTCGACTACGTGGTGCTCACCGCGGGCACGTTCGACGCGATCGCGGAGGTCGTGTGCGAGGACGACGCCGAGCTGCTCGACTTGCTCAACACCGAGATCCGCGCTGTACCCGGGGTGACCTCGACCGAAACCTTGGTCTATCTCAAACTCGTTAAACAACAATACAATTGGGGAACACGATGA
- a CDS encoding amino acid ABC transporter ATP-binding protein — MGEQLPIVSVQNVSRTLGGRTVLDNVSLDIMRGEVVVLIGPSGAGKTTLLRSLNQLETVDAGRILIGGIPIGHRDSDGTKKVSISELARRRREIGFVFQHFNLFPHMTAAENVWNGPVRVLGVAKDEARRDAIALLGRVGLADKADARPSQLSGGQQQRVAIARALAMRPKVMLFDEPTSALDVEMVGEVLAVMRELADEHMTMVVVTHEIRFARDAADRIVVMDGGRVIEDAPPERLFADPQHDRTKAFLSTIR; from the coding sequence GTGGGAGAACAACTTCCGATCGTCTCGGTGCAGAATGTCTCACGTACCCTCGGTGGTCGCACGGTGCTCGACAACGTCTCACTGGACATCATGCGCGGCGAAGTCGTCGTCCTCATCGGTCCCTCCGGAGCGGGAAAGACCACCCTGCTGCGATCGCTCAATCAGCTGGAGACCGTCGACGCCGGCCGAATCCTGATCGGCGGGATACCGATCGGCCACCGCGACTCCGACGGCACCAAGAAGGTGAGCATCAGCGAGTTGGCGCGCCGCCGTCGCGAGATCGGCTTCGTCTTCCAGCACTTCAACCTGTTCCCGCACATGACCGCCGCGGAGAACGTCTGGAACGGGCCGGTCCGCGTGCTCGGCGTGGCCAAGGACGAGGCGCGTCGCGACGCCATCGCGCTGCTGGGCCGGGTGGGCCTGGCCGACAAGGCCGATGCCCGTCCCAGCCAGCTCTCCGGGGGACAGCAACAACGGGTGGCCATCGCCCGCGCGCTGGCCATGCGGCCCAAGGTCATGCTGTTCGACGAACCCACCAGTGCCTTGGACGTCGAGATGGTCGGCGAGGTCCTGGCGGTGATGCGTGAGCTGGCCGACGAGCACATGACCATGGTGGTCGTCACACACGAGATTAGGTTCGCCAGGGACGCCGCCGACCGTATCGTCGTCATGGACGGCGGCCGAGTCATCGAAGACGCGCCACCGGAGCGACTGTTCGCCGACCCGCAGCATGACCGCACCAAGGCGTTCCTTTCCACCATCCGCTGA
- a CDS encoding amino acid ABC transporter permease encodes MHFDWQFFWKSLFTPSERFLDGLVLTIVISAVAMVLATIVGLVVALLRRSRFAVLRWCASIYIWAVRGTPLLVQLVIIYTGLAAVGLYQFHDVSLFGLSVKAAIQAAIVGLTINESAYIAEIIRAGLDSVPRGQFEAAESLGMKPAKVMRWIIVPQSLRVMVPPMGNSFNGMMKTTSVLSVIGVSEMFLVTQSISSATFHTFEIFIVAALYYLALTTIWTVIQAEIENRLARQLGINQRVRITARLLGARRAAAPVEAQV; translated from the coding sequence GTGCACTTCGATTGGCAGTTCTTCTGGAAGTCGCTGTTCACTCCCAGTGAGCGTTTCCTCGACGGCCTGGTTCTCACCATCGTCATCTCCGCGGTGGCGATGGTGTTGGCCACCATCGTGGGCCTGGTCGTAGCGCTGTTACGCCGTTCTCGATTCGCGGTTCTGCGTTGGTGCGCAAGCATTTACATCTGGGCAGTCCGCGGAACTCCGCTACTGGTGCAGTTGGTCATCATCTACACCGGTCTGGCGGCGGTTGGCCTGTACCAGTTCCACGACGTGTCGCTGTTCGGGTTGTCGGTCAAGGCGGCGATCCAGGCCGCGATCGTGGGACTGACGATCAACGAGAGCGCCTATATCGCCGAAATCATCCGCGCTGGTTTGGATTCGGTACCCAGAGGCCAATTCGAGGCCGCCGAGTCCCTAGGGATGAAGCCGGCCAAGGTGATGCGCTGGATCATCGTCCCGCAGTCACTGCGTGTCATGGTCCCGCCGATGGGCAATTCGTTCAACGGCATGATGAAGACCACCTCGGTGCTGTCGGTGATCGGTGTCAGCGAGATGTTCCTGGTGACGCAGTCGATCAGCTCCGCGACCTTCCACACCTTCGAGATCTTCATCGTCGCCGCCCTGTACTACCTTGCCCTGACCACGATATGGACCGTGATCCAGGCCGAGATCGAGAACAGGCTGGCACGCCAGCTCGGCATCAACCAGCGTGTCCGTATCACTGCGCGGCTGCTGGGGGCCCGTCGCGCCGCCGCGCCCGTCGAAGCCCAGGTGTGA
- a CDS encoding gamma-glutamyltransferase family protein, translating to MSAALGGQPVVAALATPHALATDAGTAILRSGGTAIDAAIAAAGVLTVVYPHNVALGGDLFALIRTPDGAVSCINASGWAGAAVDAAALRAEHGDWLPARGAAAVTVPGGVRGWEAMRRLGSRVSWSATLCAAETAARDGVPVPASLATHLEDPENRDLIGTADFDRVFRPHGAPMRVGEPFRQPALADTLATLRSEGPDEFYSGELAQRTVGYLRTHQSWVTEADFADFQVEVVEPLRSEFGDLTVLTSPPNSQGFLLLHALGAVHAGGLNDPVGDGMGELLRAFHRSNGIRDSQLADPRYAAVDVAAMGDHSGPVSRPPGVPRGDTVGIAVVDGEGYAVSLIQSVYHAFGSGLIDPVTGVLFHNRGCGFSLDPASPNVIAPRKRPAHTLMPAMTLRQGRIGHVLSTMGGQGQPQILGQILLRALGGATAVEAVAAPRAIVGSQCGGGPDSVTVEADLDPAAAAAIRAAGFTATEVPPRTEALGQANVVFVDSGGSMTAASDPRSDGAAVVAHYPRPQP from the coding sequence GTGTCTGCCGCCCTCGGCGGGCAGCCAGTAGTGGCAGCACTGGCTACCCCGCACGCCCTGGCCACCGATGCCGGGACCGCGATCCTGCGCAGCGGTGGCACCGCCATCGACGCCGCGATCGCCGCCGCCGGTGTGCTGACGGTGGTCTACCCGCACAACGTCGCCCTCGGCGGCGATCTGTTCGCCCTGATCCGAACCCCGGACGGCGCGGTCAGCTGTATCAACGCCTCCGGCTGGGCCGGTGCCGCGGTGGATGCCGCTGCCCTGCGAGCCGAGCACGGCGACTGGCTGCCTGCGCGCGGTGCGGCTGCGGTGACGGTGCCGGGCGGGGTACGAGGGTGGGAGGCCATGCGCCGCTTGGGTTCCCGGGTCTCGTGGAGTGCAACACTGTGCGCCGCCGAGACAGCGGCCCGCGACGGTGTGCCGGTGCCCGCGTCGCTCGCCACCCACCTCGAGGATCCCGAGAATCGCGATCTGATCGGAACCGCCGACTTCGACCGGGTGTTCCGCCCGCACGGCGCACCGATGCGGGTCGGCGAGCCGTTCCGGCAGCCGGCGCTGGCCGATACGTTGGCGACGCTGCGCTCCGAGGGACCCGACGAGTTCTACAGCGGGGAGCTCGCCCAACGCACCGTCGGCTACCTGCGAACCCACCAGTCGTGGGTCACCGAAGCCGATTTCGCCGACTTCCAGGTCGAGGTCGTCGAGCCGTTGCGGTCCGAATTCGGCGACCTGACCGTGCTGACGAGCCCGCCCAACAGCCAAGGCTTTCTGCTGCTGCATGCGCTCGGTGCGGTGCATGCCGGCGGGCTGAACGACCCGGTCGGCGACGGCATGGGTGAGTTGCTGCGGGCCTTCCACCGCAGCAACGGGATTCGCGACAGCCAACTTGCCGACCCGCGGTACGCCGCCGTCGACGTCGCCGCGATGGGCGACCATTCCGGGCCGGTCAGCCGCCCGCCGGGCGTGCCTCGCGGGGACACCGTGGGTATCGCCGTCGTCGACGGCGAGGGATACGCGGTGTCGCTCATCCAGAGCGTCTATCACGCGTTCGGGTCCGGACTGATCGATCCGGTCACCGGTGTGCTGTTCCACAATCGCGGCTGCGGGTTCAGCCTGGACCCGGCGTCGCCGAATGTGATCGCGCCGCGAAAGCGCCCGGCGCACACGCTGATGCCGGCGATGACGCTGCGGCAGGGCCGGATCGGCCACGTGTTGTCGACCATGGGCGGACAGGGTCAGCCGCAGATCCTCGGCCAGATCCTGCTGCGGGCACTGGGCGGCGCCACGGCGGTCGAAGCGGTTGCCGCGCCCCGCGCCATCGTCGGCTCCCAGTGCGGCGGCGGCCCGGACAGCGTGACCGTCGAGGCCGACCTGGATCCGGCCGCTGCGGCCGCGATCCGTGCGGCGGGCTTCACCGCGACGGAGGTGCCGCCGCGTACCGAAGCTCTCGGCCAGGCCAATGTGGTCTTCGTCGATTCCGGCGGCTCCATGACCGCGGCGTCGGATCCCCGGTCGGACGGCGCCGCGGTGGTGGCGCACTACCCCCGCCCGCAGCCGTGA